Part of the Falco cherrug isolate bFalChe1 chromosome 1, bFalChe1.pri, whole genome shotgun sequence genome, TGGCGGTGCCAAGTCCCGCACCTACgtgctggcagcagagagcCAGGCTGCCATGGAGTCGTGGGTGAAGTCGCTCTCACGAGCCAGCTTTGACTACATGCGCCTGGTGGTGCGGGcactggagaagcagctggaggagatgcGCTGGGGaccagctggtggctgcagtggctgccAGGGCTTGCCCGGCTCCTGGAAGCCGAAGCCCATGGGGCTGGAGCGGTCCCCAGAGCGGTTGCCGGCTCTGCCCACTGTCCTGCCAAAGGAGAATGGCTGCGCAGTGTGGAACAATGTGCCGGGAGCGGACCGGCTGCCCGGTGCCTCTGGCTGCACCAGGCACGATAGCGAGGGGAACCTGCGGCCACCACCGCTGCCACCGCGCAGGCGGGCATCAAGCAGTGAGGCAGGCAGTGCCAGAGTGGCTGCAGCGGAAAGCCTGTCCACCTTCTGCCAACTCCATGAGCAGTATGGCCGGGAGGTGGCCCAGCTGCGGCAGGACTGGCTGGAGAGGCGGCGTGGCCCCCGGCCCTGAGAGgtggctgagccctggggacctTCCAGGACCCGATGATCATCCTTGGTGCTGCCTCAGTCCTCTCCTCACTCTGGGATGTGCAGCCTTGTCCATGGCTGTGATGGACACCTGCTGATGGTGCCACAGAGGGCCCAGCACTGAGGGACACCAGTGTGCTCTGTGATGGTGAAATGCCAGCCTGGCACTGGTGGCAGCTGGGCTCAGCGTGCCACCAGCCAGCCATGAaatcccagggctgctggggctgccagctcTCAGGCATCTCGTGATCTCAGGCATCTTGCAGGGGTGCATGCCACTGGCCATGCCTCGGTGCGGGGTGGCCCATCCAGCGCAAGCAAGCTACAAACCACTTGCTGGCTGATGCCTCCTGAGAATCAGCCACTGCACTGGGTCTGGTAGGGCCTCTTGATGCTCTTGCAGCAGGATCATGCACCAGCAATGCTTTTGGAGGAGGATTTTGATGGCATGTCACCCACCTGAGCCTCTGCACCGTTTTTCACAGCCGGGGAGCCTGCTactgccttcccctccctgcccaacACAAGTGATTGGCTGAGGTCAGCTGAGCTCCACCAgatccctctgctccagcaggatgtggtttgcaaatgaaaatatcagTGAGCGCAGTCCTTCCTTAATGGCAGCAGCACGGCAtgtcccagctgcctggggagctggtGATACCCAGCCCTGGGTGTTCTGCATAGGGTGATGGCTGCTTGCAGCCCAGCCAGTGAAACCATGGAGGGGACAGATGCAAGGAGAACACAGAAACTGCAGGCACTGCCTCACCGGGTGGATATTTCAAGTCAGAGCATCATCCCCAGGCTGGCTTGTGAAGGGGAAGCATCGCTTGCGGTGGTGAGCAGGAACATATGTGTCAGCAGCGGAGCGTGTCGAATGATTCATGTGCTAAACCAGAGTGAAGCTGGTGTCTCATACCGGTGCTTCTCTTCCCCCAGTGGTTTATATCAACACTAAAGCTGCTGGCCTGGAGGTGGGATGACCTACCATAGGTCTGGGGGGAGCAGACAGGGCACCACAGGCTTGGGCTGGGTGGCTCTGGTTCCCTTTGACCCCTTGGGACAGGCACCAGATTTTGTTTGTTACAATAAAAGTTGTTTCAGAAATTCCCTTCTGGCCCTGGTTCTTGTTTGCACCTTTaagcccctggggaggggggcccAGGTAGGAATTAACTATACAATTTCATTCCCTTTCTGTCCCCACCGAGTGGGACACGGCCAGTGCCAGGGATTTGCAGTGGCCTGGAGCCCCACATCTGCCCACAGGGATGGGTGGGATGGGTGGAAAGGAAGGGGTGGGATGAGTTGGTGCCACCCTGAGAATATCACGATTCAGTGCCAGGGTGGTCCCACGGCAGGGACAGCACAGTTCTGCCCTCCCTGATGGCTTAAGCAGCCAGGCACAGGTGACTGACATGGGGTTTGGGCATTGGAAAAGAGCTGGGAGACTGGGAGCAAAACCCTCCAGCAGTTTCACTGGTGGAAATAGTACTGGGTGCCCCAGCATGACTTGCTGGTGCATTACAGCCTTAATGGGATGTTACAACCACCCCTCCAAACCCCAGGTTACAGGCTGCACTGCGTGATGCCAACCAGGTTTGGGTGCCCATGGCGAGGTGGCCCTGTGCTCTTGGTGGGACATCCCCAGACCTCTGCCAAGAGGTCTTAGCCAGGGACAAAATATCTATCCTCTTGCCAGGGCAGGTGTCGGTGCTGTGCAGGGATCGGGAAACCTGCCCTTGAGGAGATGGCCAACATGACCCCATGTGCCTGCCCGCAACACCCCACCTGCATGAACACCCCAGTTTCTTGCTGAAGTGGGGTTCTGCAGCAGGTTGGGAGGGGGGGAACGCCTCttagggaaactgaggcatgaaGCCAGCTGGGGTCACTTGCTTGCTGAGAGCACTGCAGAACATggagccctgctcccagccaggcaTGGCACCCTGCTACGTATTTCAGCATTTGGAGCGGTACCGAGGACAGGCGCAGCTACACCCGCAGCATCCAGATGGTTAACGTGACCCCATCAGTCGGCTGCAGAGGAAGATGCTGGTTTCCatggcagccagcccagcttcTCCAGACATTCagatattcattaaaaataaatccttcccAACATGTTAGCTGACAAACAAGCTTAAACAGATACGCAACATATGGATTTATTAATTCATCAAATGCAAACAGCCCTGCCTCGTGTCAGAAGCTGCAAGCTTGCCTGGCGATGGCCAGTTCTGAAGAAGTGCTGGGGTGTGGCTCCATCCCGCAATACTGAACCGAACCTCATGCTGGAGGATGCTGAGCTACCCTGGGGGCAGGAGCAAACCTGCAGCAGGGATGAGCACAGGACTTCCACAGGGCAGGATCATACCCTGAGCTGGACTAGCCCCATTGAACACCCCTTCtctcccccgtcccccccccaaCCACCAGGAGATAATTTATGGCAGTGAGAGCTCACGAACCCAAAGCAAGGCTGCGACTTCCAAGGGAGCCAACATCAACCCAGGCGCTGCGCGAAGCTGAGGAGCTCCCATCCCAGCCGCCTCCAGACAAAACACACCCCAGGGCCAGAGTCGTATCCAACTTCTGTATTTAGTGGCTCTTTACAGAACTTGTTCCTTCCAAAATTGTTAAACAAAGTTCATCGATCTCATAGAAACTTTTGAAGTACAGTACATGAGCCTAACAAAAACGTGATTGGTATGTCCCGCTAGCTTTAATACAACAGGATTGCCGTCTTCAAGACTATCCTAAGTGCTTCCTCAAATCCCGTTCCACTAAAGCTCCTGCTAGCACATGACGGAGACGAGCAGTCAATGGTCGCGCCTCGACCTTCTGCAGCGCGGTGGCAAGGGAAGAGCGGCCGCGGGCAAGCTGGGgcttgctggggcagggcaggcgggcaagcagagctgtgccttcACAAAAGCCACTTTTAGCATCGCTCATCGACTACCAcccaaatataaaaataccttCTATTCTGATAAAAATGTATACAGTGGAAAATTAGTCAATGCATAGCCTCGAAGCCTGGCGGGGGAGCCCTCCCAGCGGTGGTGGCCTTGGTGGGTGATGGCTGATGCTATGCGGGCAGGGAACAGGGCAgaccagcccagcactggccacCCCCCATCTTTTAAAGGCATTTCATTAGCAGAAGctggctggcagtgctgggggcagggaggcggCGGGGAACACGCCAGGATGGTGCCACTGCTGAGCTCCTGCGCAGGGTCAGCCCTGCAAAGCCAAAGCTTGATGGTACTTTGCCCAATTCAGGTTTGAGCTTGCCCAGTTCAGGCAGGAGCCTGTCACAACACCCTGGGGCTCATCCTGGCTTCAGCGGCAGCCCCTGTCTGAGGACATGGCTGCAATGAGGGGATGCTCATCCTGCCCGGGCACTCTCCCTAGGGAAAAGTGCTTCAGCCGCAAGAGCTGGCTGTgatgctgggagcagccccgAGCAGGGTTTGGCCCCCTGTGAGTAGGCAGCTCATAATTTTTTGGATGCTCGTCCCCAAGCACTGGTGCCCCAGGGGCAAAGCTCCAAGgcttcatctctttttctttcccaaacgATGGCAGAACGTGGGGAACCGGGATCTCATAGATGTCCATCCCCAGCGAGCCAGAGCCATCCCCGAGCATCACATGTGGGTACCTCTTCCCACCTCGCTCCCAAAATCACAAGCACAGGTTGCTTGCATAGCTTTTGCCttattttgttctcttcctggggagctggcaggagccGTGCTGTGCCGTATCAGGGCTGCCACTGGTCACTGGCTGGAGGAAGCGCGAAGGACGGCGTTCGGACCATGCTACATCTTGTTCCAGAAGGCTATTGCAGACATTTCTACAACATATACAACCGCACGGGACATTCTGTGTTACAAAGGTTTTCAAAAAACATAAACCACCAGAACTAAATACATACTCGATGGCATCAGGGTTTTTGCTTTAGAGTCTTCAGGGACTATGACGCAGTCTCTGGCTGGGGCAGAAGCGATGCAGTGTCTTACAGACAGAGGTGGAAACTGCTCGGCAAGAGTTTATTAAATTTGGTCAGTCTCATAGTGCTTCTTGATGGCTTTGCTCAGTAAGtctttctgtggtttgttttttttttcttgtttgtttttaatctcaTCCAGTGGCAAACTACAAGACTTCAGTGTACATTTAATGACACGACTGCTACATCATCCTGATTTTATAGCTATCTTTAATATCAAAGCAGCTTAAGCTGTTAATAAATTCCAAAGTatccttttattaaaatatctaaaagaggtctataaatattttttgtttgtttttttttttctttttttcttttcttttctaaaattgttcccagtttttcacatttaaaacaaagccggggaggggggcggcaTTGTAGTGGGGGCCCCCCCTTTCCATGGGCGCTCCCCTCCGTGGCGCTGGCCACATGTCACCTCTTGGTGCGTGCTGCAtttaacaaaatatatatatatatgtgggggtgtatatatatatatatatttagggCGGCAGGGGGGCTCAGAACTCCCACTCAAGGGCCTCCTCACGGTTGGCAGCCCGCTCCAGGCGGTGGATGATGTTGTTGAGGTTGGCCATCTTCTCATGGCGCCGCTGGACGCTGGTGCTGagccgggggccgggggctggcgGCAGTGCCGGTGAGACCGGCCCGGCAGAGGATGGCCCCGGTGAGGCCGAGCCGGTGAGACCAGGCGAGGATGCTGCTGAGGGCGATGTTGGGGAGACCTCCAAACTGCAACGGGATGAGCCCGCAGAGGACTGGGAGCTGTCGGGGTGCGGTGGCGGTGGTGGTGCGGGTCCTCCGGCGGCAGCACCAGcacggccgccccgccgcggaAGGCTGCCGGCGCTGGGGGCAGCTGCatggggggctgccccccgcTCCTCCTGGGGAGGTCCGGTCCCCTCGGCCGCCCCGGCTGGGCTGCGTGAGTCCCGCCGGCGGCCCCAGCCAcctgcctccccctgctcctccttcaCCTTCACGGGCACCGCGGCACAGGGGTGCTCGCCCCCCCCAAACACAGGTTTACGGTCCTCGGTGTCTGAAtcggggctgtggggggcccGGCGCCCGGGGACGGCTGCCCCACCACTCTGCTCTGGGTCTGTGTCATTGTCCTGCGTGCCCTCCACCAGCATCTCCCGGCGCATCCGTGACCTGCCGGGACACAACCACAAAGGGTTGGTGACCATCACCCATCGCCCCGTGTTGCGGGCACCACATGTCTTGGACAAGCATCTTCAGCCAGAAAAATGTGATGACATTGCCTGAGACGTAAAACCCCACTTTGACAgccttcaaaacatttttttggaggaaaaactGCTGCTTGAGCACGGGGAACGGATTTTGCAACACCTTGGGCTGTTTCCAGCCAAACGGAGCCAGTTTTGCAAGTGTTTTCCACTACCtttgttgttgtggttgttGTTATTTAATATACAAAATTTTTCAAAGGTTTATTTTCGGGCATTTGTGTTTACCAAGAGCAGGAGGGGCTTTCCTAGAACCATGCAAGGGGAAAGGTCGTAGGTTTCAAACCCCCATTAGTCAATGCTTCACCAAAAAGCCTGACTTTTCAAGCTCTCCCCTGCACTCCCCACACGATGGCTTCACACAAGTAACTTCATCCAGCTCCCATAAATATTGACCATCTACTTCACGCTGCCCAGGGGGAcctggaggcagctggaggctcTGCAGCCTCGACACAAGCACTTACATGTCTTTTAATACTGGTTTATAtaggggagggggcacagcccaTCCCCTGGGCTGTTGACTCAGAGCAGGCAGCTCTTGGTGTGGCTCTGGGGAGGGTTCAGGAGCCATGCGTTCACCTGCAATGCTGCCTGAGGATGAagcctgtgctgctccctggggtcaggctgctgtggggatgGATGCTGTGCTTCAGAAGCCTCCATAAGGCCTTTCTCCACCCATCATAGAGCTCCTGCTGGGTGGCGAGTGGTGTCCTGCACCAGTGAGCAGGTGGACATGAGCATGGAAACCTCTTTAGATGCTCTGCGTTACTTGGTCAAGGTGGTCAACACCTCCTGACCAGCTGCCAGCCAAAGCACATGCAGTGTTTTGGCTGCATAGAAGCgcagaatcatttaggttggaaaagacctttaagatctgATCCAACCGTtaatccagcactgccaagtccatcactaaaccatgtccctgagcactgcaCCTATATGTTTTTGAACTCTCAGGGACGGTggctccaccacctcccagggCAGCCAGTTCTGATGCTtgaccaccttttcagtgacgaaatttttcctaattttctccaatctaaaccttccccagcacaacttgaggctgtttcctctcatcttgttgcttgttacttgggagactgtgcccacctgcctgcagcctctttcaggtagttgtagagagcgagAAGGTCCTCCCCGAgcctcctttctccaggctgaacacccccagtgccctcagctgctccccatcagccttgtgctccagccccccccaccagctttgctgccctcctctggacatgctccaggacctctacatccctcttgcaATCCCCCCCAGTTCTGCACCCGAGGACCTCCAGTGACCACATGTGGGTCTGCACCTCTCCATCTAGACAAagaggggctgggagagcaTGAAGAGGAACAGTGACACCACCTTGGTGGCACAGCACCACCAGAGGTCCGAAACCCAGGAGCATCCGTACCTGTAGTTGTGGAACCAGTTGATGACGGTGTTGGTCTTAAGGTTGAGCTGGAAGGAGAGCAGTTCAATGGTCTGCTGGGAGGGGTAGGGCTCCAGCTGGTAGGCTTTCTTCAGGGCTTCCTTCTCCTCTGGGGCCAGCACCACCCGTGGCTTCTTAATCTGGAGGAGGCTGAGGTCCTgcggctgcaggctggggctggcacacTCGGAGCGGGCGCTGGGGGATTCGCTGTCCGAGCCGGTGCTCATCAGCCCGTACCGACGTTTCAGGtaggctgcaggagaggagacCCAGCTGCGCGCCGCTCGCCCCCCAGCCCAAGGAGCACCCCCCTCGGCCAGCACGCCCACCCCGGTGGGGCTGCATCGCCCTGACCCTCACctttcttctccagcttcttcaTGTCACGCAGCTTCTCCACGTTGTGGGGGTCGTTGAGCCAGAGCTGCATGCGGACGAAGGGCTCCCTCCCCTTCAGGCTCAGCTTGTGCCACGGCTTGGGCCTGGAGAGGAGATCGGACACCGAGCCCTGCGTCAGGCCCAGGATGCTCTCCCCGAACAGCCGCTGGCCTGGCGGAGGAGAAGCAGAGGTGGTTAGAGTGGGGCAGAGCAGCGAGGCAGGCGCTACAGTCCCTCTGCAGAGTGGGTACACCCTGTTTCCCGGCCAGCATCCTCCCCAGCATCTTGGGATCGCCCCCCAGGCACCCGCAGTGAACCAAGGCGAGTCTGCGGCTATGGGAACTGGGGTGATGCATCTATGGAGCCTCACCAGCAGCTCACGAAAACCCAGGCGGAGACAGGGTCCGCACCTAAATTGTTGTCTGTCAAGACCTCCTTGACCTTCTTGGTGATGGAGTAGGTGTCCAGCTCGGGGGACATGGCAACGATCTCCTGGATGCCCACAGGTCCCTGGCTGTTGGGGTACGTCTTCCCACCCATCGCAGGCGTCGACCGGCTCTCGGGCTGCTGGTTTTCCTTGCTGCTCTCCAAGGCCAGGGTGAGGGGCTCCTGGCAGCCCTTCTCATGctcggcagggctggggggcggcgAGGGGGACGGCTGGGGCTCCACCGGGCTGGCTGCGCGACACCGGGGCAGAGGGGTCAGCGGGGACGGCAGGGATGGCGGGAGGGGACaacagcagggagctggcaggcgCAGGAAGGTTATCTCGGGGATGCCTGCCGCTCTGCCCTCTGGAGAGGGGGGATGCCAGCCAACTCTCTCTGGTGGCTACAGCAACATGGGAGGTGCCAGTGGAATaattaaagagagaaaacatcACTAATATAAAAAACCCAGCTACTACTTTATGCCAGGCACAAAGCCAAAGACTctgctgtggttttccttttttttttttttaaaaaaaaaaaatagatgactTTCAAAACCCATTTCTGACAAAATATTTGAGGATCTGTGTAACAGCCCTAAATTGCCACAGTGACCAACTAAGGGGGTTCAAAATGAGTTGGATGGATCAGAGGGGGATGAAAGGGGCTTCCCAGGATTGGGGTGCGGGTTGGGGTGCTGGCGGTGGCATGGGCAGATCTTCCCGGCGCTGGGGTGGGAAGCAGGAGAAACTCGCCCTGCACTGGGATGTGGGGGATGGATGCAGAAGCACCGGGGGCACTGATGGCACATGGGGACCACGGGGACGGCAGCGGAACTTACCCTGGGAGGGTGTTGGCTGCTGGCTGATGCCTTGGCCCAGCTGGTCGGTCAGCCAGAGCTGCATACGGATGAAAGGCTCCCGACCCTTCTGCGTCAGCTTGCTCCACGGCTTGGGCCGCGACAGCATGTCGCTCACGCTGCCCTGGGACAGCCCCAGCACCTATGCACCATGTAGGTGTCACCCGCTGGGGCCAGGGCATGTTGccctctgtgctgggctgctgcctgccctccgtCCCCATTTCAAGGGAGGGGAAGCAGGCTGCCACCCACTGCCATGCTCGTGGCCCCATGGTATGTCCAGACCCCCTGGCCCCAGCCATGGGTACTGTGACTCTGGTGGGTCCCTCTGGGATACCCAGTGGGCTGGGAGGATGGTCCCCACAGGGCTCTGCACTGGGGACAGGGTGTTCTTGGTGGGAAGTGCCATTAACCCAGTGGTGGTCATTGGGAGACCAACCGGGGTTGGGTCAGACCCTGAGGACTTGGCATCCTCCACGGGGAAACCCACCAGGGAGAGCGGGGACCCTGGAAAGAGCTGGTGGAGGCCACCAGTGTGCCCTGGGATCTGGGTTACAGAGCAGAGGGGACAGTGGACCCTCCTTCTCCAAGCTGTTACCTTCTCTCCAAAGATCCTCTGGCAGATGCCGTTCTTGGCCAACTTCTCCTTGACCTGCCGAGTCAGCTCCAGCGTGTCCACCTCCCTGTACATGTACATCTCATACTGCTCGGGTGTCAGTGGTGGCACGGTGGGCTTCAGGGTCCGTGGCACGTAGGTGGGGTAGTAGGAGAGACGAccaccagctgctggctctgcaccAGCTCCCTCCGTCTTCATCTCTGTCAGTCGGTGGGGTTCATCGTCTGCTGGTGGCAGCTCATCCTCGTTGGTGCCACCCTCGCTGGGCTCGCCCCGTGGCCAGCCCCGGCCGTTGGCCATGCTGGAGTAGctcgaggaggaggaggagagcgaAGGCGAGACAGAGGTGTAGGGTCGGCTGAGCAGGCTCCGCTCCGATGCCCAGTGCTGGTCGAAGTAGGAGCCAGCATCGCCGATCTCCGACTTCACCTTCCGGATGATGCTCTGGACAAAGGCAGCGGGTGAGAGTACGGCCAGGGGCGTCTGCGGGGGGCCAGGGCTGGTCCCGCTCCCCTCCTCCTGCTTGACATAGGTCGGAACGATGTTCTGGCTGACGGTGGCCAGCGTGGAGCGCTCGGCAGGCGATGTATCCCCGGGGCGCCCACTGCTCCCTGACTCCATCTCCAGCAGcgcctgctgctgtgcctgcatcTCCCGCCGTGCCTGCTCCAAGATGCTCTTGATGGCGTCCTCTGAGCTGCTGCCGCCTGTCCCGTTGGCCACTGTTTGCGATGCTGATGGTGTTTTGGGTTCCCCTGCAAAGAAAAGGGGTGAGGGGAGCCCTAAGGAGCAGCATGCACCGTTTTACCGTGTGGTCATAATTCaaaatgcaggagaaaagggATTTTATCCCGATCTGTTCTGGAGTGCTATCCATCAAGCAGGTGCAGATCAGAAGAACAAGCAGCACCcccaaagcaaaagctgcgccCCCCCCAGCTCAAAGCGAGCTGCCTTTTTGACGATTGCAAAGTAAATCCCATTACCAACAACGGCAATAGACAAAcatgtttgttttccctgaCTGTTTTTCCACCGTTCCTGTCTAATTTAATTCTCCAGGATTCTGCTTTCTCAGCAGACTACctgttttaatgtatttcatttcttGTAATTGACTGCGAGCGCAGCTGCTGTAATGATTCCTCATGCCAGATGGATCATGCATCCTCATTTAATCATctggtttggggcaggggggagaaaaaaggtaGATCCAAAGTTTCCAAAAGCCCAGATACAAATGCTGCTGCATGGGGAGTCTTCCATCCCTTACAGTATTTACCAACGATTCTTCCTACCATGCCTCAAACCTCCTCTGTGGCTTTCAGCAGGAGAAATGTCCCCCAAAAAGCTCATTTTGGCCCCGCCAGGGCTGCTCCATCCTGGGTGCCggctcccagccagccacagggtTAGCCCAGGGCCACCTTGGCCAGGACTGTGCCACgagtgctgggctgggcaggggctggctaACATTCCCTAGGGGATGCAGAGACCCCCGTGCCAGATGCTGTCAGTGTTGCGGGTGTTTCAGCATGCTGTGGGACCCACAGCCatgcagcacccagctgctggcaccctTCTGGGTGCTGCTCCCACAGGGGCAGAGCAAGGGCTTGGGCACCCCTGGAGCCACCCACATGCTGACACCTACCTCCCTTCTGTGACTCGATCTCCTTCTTTGCCTGCTCCAGGATGCTTTTGATGGCATCATCAGAGCCAGTCTCCGGCGTCCTGATCCGTGGCGTGATGCTACCTGATCAAAGAGGCAGAATAACAGCTTTGTCACCGGCTCTGGTTTTACAAGCTCCACTTGTACGTCAGGAAGTATTTACTGCTCCTCATGTTCAGTTATTTTAGGGATGCTGGTTTTAAGACAAATGTCATTCCCAATTAGTCACTAGTCAGTGCATGGGGAGCACTAGTAGCCTCGGCTGCCAGCTCTCGCCTCCGgcacagcatctcccagccacCTTGCTTGCCCCATCCAAAAGCACACACTCCCCACCGGCACAcagggtgctgagcagagaCATGGGCACGGGGACCACGTCCCCCATCCTCAGCACTGTGCCCTCTCGCCTGTGCAGGTGAAGGGTTAATGCTGGATCGGATCCAGGGAATAAATTGGAGCTGTCTGGGTTGAAATGCAAGCAGATGCATGGACCACGGACCTGCATCCCCCAGTCCTGTGCCACCATGGGGACCTGAGTGACCAGCCACAACTGCTGCCACCACTGGGACGGGGCCAGAAGCCACAGTCCCTGGAGTCAGGCTTTACCATCTCATGGTGGTGCCAACACTGCGCCGAGTTCCCACAGCATTaaaacttcattattttaacaaaatattcccGAGCACATTGATTCATACGCTATGAAACAGCCTAATGAATAATTAAATGGCACTTGTCAGAATAAACGAGTAAAGCACGTCCGGGGATGCAGCTTCCACAATGATGGGTTCTTGTTAATTGCTACCATTTGCCTGGGCTccatcccacccagcagccGATTCCGTCCCACCCTGCAGTGAGTGAGGGGACCACCAGGGACAATCCCTAAGTGTCACCGGTGACTCCATGCGCATCCCTGCCTCTCTTGCCAGCACATCACAGGCTGGCGAGCATCCCTGCCGCAGCAtggggcaccctggggtgctgccgGGGTGAAGCGGGGTGCATTGGGAGGGGATCCCACAGCACcgcctgcagcatcccagggcaGGACCCATGGGCTGGGGCCACCCCAACCACTCACCTCTCTGGCGCACCTGGATAGTCCTCAGGGCCAGCACGTTCTGCTCATCGGAGAGGAACTGCTTCATCTTGATGAACGGCTCCTTGCCCTTCACCGTCAGCTTGTGCCAGGGCTTGGGTCGGGCCAGGATCTCGCTGACAGAGCCCTGCGACAGCCCCAGCACGTAATGCCCGAAGACCCGCTGCCCGATGTTGTgcttcagcagctgctccttcaccTGGAAGGCGATTTCGGCTGTGTCCAGCTGCTCCTCCTcggcagagctgctggtgctgccctcGGATGGCTCGCCAGGCGGGCTGGTGGCACTGGCAGCCGGCGCGGTGCCAGGGTGCGTGGCACTGCCCTTGGCCCCGAAgaaggcagaggggaagggtgGCCCCACACTGGCATTCTCATTCTTGTAGGCAGGCAGTGGTGGGTGGGGGGCCTTGGGGTCTCCTGACAGCCGCTCGCCCCCTGGGAAGGGGGACAGTGAGAAAGTCTGGGGGCCATCAGGAGCCAGGCCGGGACCGGGAAGAGGtgggaggggagtgggggaggTGGGTTCGTCTGCCGGGGCATGTTGGGGGGATGGGTACGGCTGCTCCATGCCCAGCGAATCCTTCCCCGACTCGTCTTCGGAGTGATCCTCCTCTAGAGATGAATGAGAGAAAGGGAGACGCACTAGAGTCCCCCCAGCCGGCAGCTCCggcacagccccacagcaaaGCATCTCCTGCCTCCGTTTCCCCAGGTGGCTTCCCACCCCCTGTCCTCCCCCTGCCAGCTGCGGGCTCCTTCCCACCGCTGGGGCAGCATCCGACCCTGCTGCCCACATTCCCAGGGAGGCTCCTGATGGGACCAGGGATGCCGCAGGACCCGGGAACCCTACCAGTGctggccagcaggctgggctTCTCCAGCAGGTACTTCTGGGAAGGGTAGAAagcctccttccccagcagcagggcctCCTCTGCCTTCGATATGCTCTGCAAGGAGCCAAGCCGAGATGGGAAAGGGCGGCGGAGCCACTGGCGGCAGGGCTGGCACGCGTGCCACAGCCCGGCGAGCATGCCGGCACACGCCGCAGCACTTGCCTGGGGAAGGCTGCAGCTGGCGGAGGCCACCTTCATCGCCTTCAGGATGCTGGGAGGGAGACAAGGTGGGTGACTCGGCGGGCACGGCTTTTTGCTGCCATCAAGCCACCGAGCGTTACGGCTGCTGAAGTGTGCCGTGGGTGCTGACGGCACCCGGCCGGCCggggacaggcaggcagcaggcatgGATCAAGCCATACCTCAGCTCCGTTTTGATCTCCTCGTAGTCCGCCTGCGcctgcagcttctcctccagcttctGCGGAGCAGAGGGGGGGAGTCCTCGCAGCCG contains:
- the CUX2 gene encoding homeobox protein cut-like 2 isoform X1, giving the protein MHMDAHRCTQVHTHAHPKTAPLWSLYPSSSPVCALPQHPSRAPLSPTPLLLPKSSHPAFCPRLLHVRVSLDRRTLCGILYKRHISPDSTFFALNGCCQHKSLAETVTEPDCSASILINPAPVLEAARSLEDRLQQLQRLEPEPSPLKDLSRPWKKHPELVGTKEHREGTSPATGLAAVAEPPFSGVDGKALCTETLLQRNEAEKQKGLQEAQVTLAARLGEAEEKIKVLHAALKATQTELLELRCKYDEEAASKADEVAMIMTNLEKANQRAEAAQREVESLREQLAAVNSSLRLACCSPPGAAGDKVNYSMCSGSRLEAALAAKDREILRLLKDVQHLQSSLQELEESSANQIAELEGQLAAKNEAIEKLEEKLQAQADYEEIKTELSILKAMKVASASCSLPQASAAACAGMLAGLWHACQPCRQWLRRPFPSRLGSLQSISKAEEALLLGKEAFYPSQKYLLEKPSLLASTEEDHSEDESGKDSLGMEQPYPSPQHAPADEPTSPTPLPPLPGPGLAPDGPQTFSLSPFPGGERLSGDPKAPHPPLPAYKNENASVGPPFPSAFFGAKGSATHPGTAPAASATSPPGEPSEGSTSSSAEEEQLDTAEIAFQVKEQLLKHNIGQRVFGHYVLGLSQGSVSEILARPKPWHKLTVKGKEPFIKMKQFLSDEQNVLALRTIQVRQRGSITPRIRTPETGSDDAIKSILEQAKKEIESQKGGEPKTPSASQTVANGTGGSSSEDAIKSILEQARREMQAQQQALLEMESGSSGRPGDTSPAERSTLATVSQNIVPTYVKQEEGSGTSPGPPQTPLAVLSPAAFVQSIIRKVKSEIGDAGSYFDQHWASERSLLSRPYTSVSPSLSSSSSSYSSMANGRGWPRGEPSEGGTNEDELPPADDEPHRLTEMKTEGAGAEPAAGGRLSYYPTYVPRTLKPTVPPLTPEQYEMYMYREVDTLELTRQVKEKLAKNGICQRIFGEKVLGLSQGSVSDMLSRPKPWSKLTQKGREPFIRMQLWLTDQLGQGISQQPTPSQASPVEPQPSPSPPPSPAEHEKGCQEPLTLALESSKENQQPESRSTPAMGGKTYPNSQGPVGIQEIVAMSPELDTYSITKKVKEVLTDNNLGQRLFGESILGLTQGSVSDLLSRPKPWHKLSLKGREPFVRMQLWLNDPHNVEKLRDMKKLEKKAYLKRRYGLMSTGSDSESPSARSECASPSLQPQDLSLLQIKKPRVVLAPEEKEALKKAYQLEPYPSQQTIELLSFQLNLKTNTVINWFHNYRSRMRREMLVEGTQDNDTDPEQSGGAAVPGRRAPHSPDSDTEDRKPVFGGGEHPCAAVPVKVKEEQGEAGGWGRRRDSRSPAGAAEGTGPPQEERGAAPHAAAPSAGSLPRRGGRAGAAAGGPAPPPPPHPDSSQSSAGSSRCSLEVSPTSPSAASSPGLTGSASPGPSSAGPVSPALPPAPGPRLSTSVQRRHEKMANLNNIIHRLERAANREEALEWEF